From a single Rhinolophus ferrumequinum isolate MPI-CBG mRhiFer1 chromosome 15, mRhiFer1_v1.p, whole genome shotgun sequence genomic region:
- the BICRA gene encoding BRD4-interacting chromatin-remodeling complex-associated protein isoform X2: MDDEDGRCLLDVICDPQALNDFLHGSEKLHVQEASGNHLNPEPSQPAPSVDLDFLEDDILGSPAAGGGSGGSGGADQPCDILQQSLQEANITEQTLEAEAELDLGPFQLPTLQPADGGAVPPGAGGAAAVATGPQALFPGGTDLLGLQAPPTVLTHQALVPPQDVVNKALSVQPFLQPVGLGNVTLQPIPGLQGLPNGSPGGATAATLGLAPIQVVGQPVMALNPPTSQLLAKQVPVSGYLASAAGPSEPVTLASAGVSPQGAGLVIQKNLPAAVATTLNGNSVFGGAGAATAAATGAPSGQPLAVAPGLGTSPLVPAPNVILHRTPTPIQPKPAGVLPPKLYQLTPKPFAPAGTTLTIQGEAGGLPQQPKAPQNLTFMAAGKAGQNVVLSGFPAPALQANVFKQPPATTTGAAPPQPPGALSKPMSVHLLNQGSSIVIPAQHMLPGQNQFLLPGASAVQLPQSLSALPANVGGQILAAAAPHAGGQLIANPILTNQNLAGPLSLGPVLAPHSGAHSAAHILSAAPIQVGQPALFQMPVSLAAGSLPTQSQPAPTGPAATTVLQGVTLPPSAVAMLNTPDGLVQPATPAATGEAAPVLTVQTAPQAPPTVSTPLPLGLQQPQAQQPPTQAPTPQAAAPPQATTPQPSPGLASSPEKIVLPPSATTTAILTQDSLQMFLPQERSQQPLSAEGPHLSVPASVIVSAPAPAQDPAPTTPVAKGAGLGPQAPDGQASPVPAPQIPAAAPLKGPGPSSSPSLPHQAPLGDSPHLPSPHPARPPSRPPSRPHSRPPSQPQSLSRPPSEPALHPCPPPQVPPTLPGIFVIQNQLGVPPPASTPAPIAPGPPQPPLRPSSQPPEGPLPPAPHLPPSSTSSVVASSETSTRLPAPTPPDFQLQFPPSQGPHKSPTPPPTLHLVPEPAAPPPLPPRTFQMVTAPFPALPQPKALLERFHQVPSGILLQSKAGGPPAAPQTSASLGPLTSPTASVLVSGQAPSGTPTAPNHPSAPAPMATAGLPPLLPAESKAFASNLPTLGVAKATASGPGKSSGLQYESKLSGLKKPPALQPSKEACFLEHLHKHQGSVLHPDYKTAFPSFEDALHRLLPYHVYQGALPSPNDYHRVDEEFETVSTQLLKRTQAMLNKYRLLLLEESRRVSPSAEMVMIDRMFIQEEKTTLALDKQLAKEKPDEYVSSSRSLGLPVTASSEGHRLPGHVPASSSASGTPAQPPLHLPTKLVIRHGGAGGSPSVTWARASSSLSSSSSSSSAASSLDADEDGPMPSRNRPPIKTYEARSRIGLKLKIKQEAGLSKVVHNTALDPVHQPPPPPPAALKAAEPPPRPPPPPQTTSQMNGTVDHPPPATTDRKPLAPAPHCPRLPLRKTYRENVEALGSGAAEGAVTGRARGSSPAPLPTKVDEATSGLIRELAAVEDELYQRMLKGAPPEATASAGQGSGSRDPSWEAPSVPPAKRRKSESPDVDQASFSSDSPQDDTLTEHLQSAIDSILNLQQAPGRTAAPSYPHAPQAAGTPASPSPLHRPEAYPPSSHNGGLGARTLNR, encoded by the exons CTCCATGTTCAAGAAGCTTCTGGCAACCACTTGAACCCAGAGCCCAGCCAGCCGGCCCCCAGTGTGGACCTCGACTTCCTGGAAGATGATATCCTGGGCTCACCCGCAGCAGGGGGCGGCAGCGGGGGCAGCGGGGGCGCGGACCAGCCCTGCGACATCCTCCAGCAGAGCCTCCAAGAGGCCAACATCACCGAGCAGACGCTCGAAGCGGAGGCTGAGCTGGACCTGGGCCCCTTCCAGCTGCCCACCCTGCAGCCTGCGGATGGTGGGGCAGTCCCGCCAGGTGCTGGAGGGGCTGCCGCGGTGGCCACGGGGCCCCAGGCCCTCTTCCCAGGTGGCACAGATCTTCTGGGACTCCAGGCCCCGCCCACCGTGCTGACCCACCAGGCCCTGGTGCCACCTCAGGATGTGGTCAACAAAGCCCTGAGCGTCCAGCCCTTCCTGCAGCCCGTGGGCCTAGGCAATGTGACCCTGCAGCCCATCCCGGGCCTCCAGGGCCTGCCCAATGGCAGCCCTGGAGGTGCCACGGCGGCCACACTGGGCCTGGCACCCATCCAGGTGGTGGGCCAGCCCGTCATGGCACTTAACCCGCCCACGTCCCAGCTCCTGGCCAAGCAGGTGCCTGTCAGCGGCTATCTGGCCTCCGCGGCCGGCCCCTCAGAGCCAGTGACCTTGGCGTCCGCGGGGGTCTCGCCCCAGGGGGCCGGCCTGGTCATCCAGAAGAACCTCCCAGCTGCGGTGGCCACCACGCTCAATGGGAACTCAGTGTTTGGAGGAGCAGGAGCTGCCACAGCAGCAGCCACCGGGGCGCCCTCAGGGCAGCCGCTGGCGGTGGCCCCGGGCCTCGGCACGTCACCGCTGGTTCCGGCACCCAATGTGATCCTGCACCGCACACCCACGCCCATCCAGCCCAAGCCTGCCGGTGTGCTGCCCCCCAAGCTCTACCAGCTGACACCCAAGCCATTCGCCCCCGCAGGCACCACGCTTACCATCCAGGGCGAGGCGGGGGGCCTCCCGCAGCAGCCCAAGGCCCCCCAGAACCTGACTTTCATGGCAGCGGGCAAGGCCGGCCAGAACGTGGTGCTGTCGGGCTTCCCAGCGCCTGCCCTGCAGGCGAATGTCTTCAAGCAGCCTCCTGCCACCACCACAGGGGCAGCGCCGCCTCAGCCCCCCGGGGCCCTGAGCAAGCCCATGAGTGTCCACCTCCTGAATCAAGGCAGCAGCATCGTCATCCCTGCTCAGCACATGCTGCCGGGCCAGAACCAGTTCCTGCTGCCCGGTGCATCCGCGGTCCAGCTCCCCCAGTCGCTCTCGGCCCTACCGGCCAACGTGGGTGGGCAGATCCTGGCAGCCGCAGCCCCCCATGCCGGTGGACAGCTCATCGCAAACCCCATCCTCACCAACCAGAACCTGGCAGGCCCACTGAGCCTGGGGCCCGTGCTGGCCCCCCACTCTGGGGCCCACAGTGCCGCCCACATCCTCTCGGCTGCCCCCATCCAGGTGGGCCAGCCTGCCCTCTTCCAGATGCCTGTGTCCCTGGCCGCGGGCAGCCTGCCCACACAGAGCCAGCCGGCACCCACCGGCCCCGCTGCCACCACCGTCCTCCAGGGGGTCACTCTGCCCCCCAGTGCCGTGGCCATGCTGAACACCCCTGATGGCCTGGTGCAGCCGGCCACCCCTGCTGCCACTGGCGAGGCGGCACCTGTCCTCACAGTGCAGACAGCTCCCCAGGCACCCCCCACAGTCAGCACCCCACTGCCTTTGGGCCTCCAGCAGCCTCAGGCACAGCAGCCCCCCACACAGGCCCCCACCCCTCAGGCTGCTGCCCCACCTCAGGCCACCACCCCCCAGCCCAGTCCAGGCCTGGCGTCCAGCCCAGAAAAGATCGTGCTGCCGCCCTCTGCCACCACCACGGCCATCCTCACTCAGGATTCCCTGCAGATGTTCCTGCCCCAG GAGAGGAGCCAGCAGCCCCTCTCCGCCGAGGGCCCCCACCTCTCCGTGCCTGCCTCGGTCATAGTCAGCGCCCCGGCTCCCGCCCAAGACCCAGCCCCGACCACCCCTGTCGCCAAAGGAGCTGGCCTCGGCCCTCAGGCCCCCGACGGCCAGGCTTCCCCGGTGCCAGCCCCCCAG aTCCCAGCAGCAGCTCCACTGAAGGGCCCAGGCCCCTCGTCATCCCCATCACTACCTCACCAGGCCCCTCTGGGGGACAGCCCCCACTTGCCCTCCCCACACCCGGCCCGGCCCCCTTCCCGTCCACCCTCCCGACCCCACTCCcgtcctccctcccagccccagagCTTGTCCCGCCCACCCTCAGAGCCCGCCCTGCacccttgccccccaccccaggtcccgCCCACTCTGCCTGGCATTTTTGTCATCCAGAACCAGCTGGGCGTACCCCCACCAGCCAGCACCCCTGCCCCCATTGCCCCCggcccaccccagccccctcttcgcccctcctcccagccccctgAGGGGCcactgcccccagccccccacctccctccgTCTTCCACCTCCTCGGTTGTGGCCTCCTCGGAGACATCCACCAGACTGCCAGCCCCTACGCCGCCTGACTTCCAGCTCCAGTTCCCGCCTAGCCAGGGACCCCACAAGTCCCCCACGCCCCCTCCAACCCTTCATCTGGTCCCTGAGCCCGCAGCGCCCCCCCCACTGCCTCCTCGGACCTTCCAGATGGTGACCGCCCCCTTCCCGGCGCTGCCCCAGCCGAAGGCTCTTCTGGAAAGATTTCACCAG GTGCCGTCCGGAATCCTTCTCCAGAGCAAGGCCGGGGGACCCCCCGCCGCCCCACAGACCTCCGCCAGCCTGGGGCCCCTCACCAGCCCCACTGCCTCTGTGCTGGTCAGCGGGCAGGCCCCATCCGGGACCCCCACCGCGCCCAACCATCCCTCTGCCCCAGCACCCATGGCCACCGCAG gcctccctcctctgcttcctgCCGAGAGCAAAGCTTTTGCCAGCAACCTCCCAACTCTGGGTGTAGCCAAGGCCACAGCATCCGGGCCGGGGAAGTCCTCCGGGCTGCAG taTGAGAGCAAGTTGAGTGGCCTGAAGAAACCACCCGCACTTCAGCCCAGCAAAGAAGCCTG tttCCTGGAGCATTTGCACAAACATCAGGGCTCCGTCCTGCACCCGGACTACAAGACAGCCTTCCCCTCCTTCGAGGACGCCCTACATCGCCTCCTGCCCTACCACGTCTACCAGGgcgctctcccctcccccaacgaCTACCACAGAG TGGACGAGGAGTTCGAGACGGTCTCCACGCAGCTGCTGAAACGCACCCAGGCCATGCTCAACAAATACCGCCTCTTGCTCCTGGAAGAGTCCCGG AGGGTGAGCCCCTCGGCAGAGATGGTGATGATCGACCGAATGTTCATTCAGGAGGAGAAGACCACCCTTGCCTTGGACAAACAGCTGGCCAAGGAGAAGCCGg ATGAGTACGTGTCTTCCTCGCGCTCTCTCGGCCTCCCTGTCACAGCCTCTTCTGAGGGACATCGGCTTCCTGGCCATGTCCCAGCATCGTCCTCAGCATCCGGGACACCCGCCCAGCCCCCTCTGCACCTGCCCACCAAGCTCGTGATCCGGCACGGCGGGGCGGGCGGGTCCCCTTCCGTGACCTGGGCCCGGGcgtcttcctccctttcttcctcgtCCTCCTCGTCCTCCGCTGCCTCCTCCCTGGACGCCGATGAGGATGGCCCAATGCCCTCCCGCAACCGCCCGCCCATCAAGACCTACGAGGCCCGAAGCCGCATCGGCCTCAAGCTCAAGATCAAGCAGGAAGCTGGGCTCAGCAAGGTCGTCCACAACACGGCCCTGGACCCCGTGCACCagcccccgccgccgccccccGCTGCCCTCAAGGCAGCCgagcccccaccccggcccccaccaccaccccagacCACCAGCCAGATGAACGGCACCGTGGACCACCCACCACCGGCCACCACAGACCGCAAACCGCtagccccagccccacactgccCCCGCCTGCCCCTACGGAAGACATACCGGGAGAACGTGGAGGCTCTGGGCAGTGGGGCGGCTGAGGGGGCGGTGACAGGCAGGGCCCGGGGCAGCAGTCCAGCGCCACTGCCCACCAAAGTGGACGAAGCCACCAGCGGGCTGATCCGGGAGCTGGCTGCCGTGGAGGATGAGCTCTACCAGCGCATGCTGAAGGGAGCCCCTCCAGAGGCCACTGCCAGTGCGGGGCAGGGCAGTGGCAGCAGGGACCCCAGCTGGGAGGCACCCTCAGTGCCCCCCGCCAAAAGGCGCAAGTCTGAGTCCCCTGACGTGGACCAGGCTAGCTTCTCCAGCGACAGCCCGCAGGATGACACGCTCACGGAGCACCTCCAGAGCGCCATCGACAGCATCCTCAACCTCCAGCAGGCCCCCGGCCGGACAGCCGCACCCTCGTACCCACACGCGCCCCAGGCGGCGGGCACACCCGCCTCCCCATCACCCCTGCACAGGCCAGAGGCCTATCCCCCCTCCAGTCACAATGGCGGCCTTGGTGCCAGGACGTTGAACAGATAA